A segment of the Xenorhabdus bovienii SS-2004 genome:
AACCTGTTCCAAGCGGTTCAAGTGTTTAATACCTGCCAAATGGGGATTGATACCCATCATAATTGGGCTAAGAACGAGTGAAACACCATTTTTACGCTGGATAGCATACTGTTCTGGATATGAACTCAACGAGAGAACCTGATTTGTCTCGATAGCATCACTAATACCATAACCACGACCACCAACTCCTCTGGAGAGAATAATTTTCAGGACACCTGATTCACAACCGGTAGCCACCTGCTTAATGTGATCCTCAAGTTGCAACCAATCCAGTGCTGGCATAAACAGTTTTTCAACGCCTTTTTGTAACCGTTTTATGTGCAAAGGTAGCAAAGCTGCCTGACCTTGCTCAACTCTTATTGTTGTAAAACAGCCATCACCAAATTGTACCGCACGATCATTAACAGGTAATTGATTACACGGTTTGCCATTAATCCAATACATCATTTCATTTTCTAATTTTCGATAAGAAGGCGTGATAACCTCAGACATTAAGGAGCGTTATCATATTATATGAACCGTGGCAGTGCAAAAATGCCTATTCAAAAAAATCATAAAATCAGGAATAAAAAAGCCTCAACAAATGTTGAGGCTCTTCATAAAAAGAGGACGTTTTTATATCTTACGGAAAATCAGTGACCCATTAGTCCCACCGAAACCGAAAGAATTACACAGTGCGTATTCCATCCCTTCAACTTTACGTGCTTCGCCTGGAACAAGATCCAAACGGCAGTTTTCATCCTGATTTTCCAAATTAATGGTCGGAGGAACAATCTGCTCACGTAAAGCAAGAATAGTGAAAATTGATTCAATCGCTCCCGCAGCACCCAGCAAATGACCTGTCATTGATTTGGTTGAACTCACCAATACTTTAGTGCCTTCACCAAAAACAGATTCTACCGCACGAGCCTCTGCAAGATCACCAACTGGCGTTGAAGTCCCATGAGCATTAATGTAGCCCACTTGGTCTGGGGAAATATCCGCATCTTTCAGGGCATTCTCCATTGCAAGCGCAGCACCCGCTCCATCTTCAGGTGGTGATGTCATATGATAAGCATCACTGCTCATACCAAAGCCAACGATTTCAGCGTAAATTTTTGCACCACGTTTTTTGGCATGTTCGTATTCTTCAAGAACCAGTACACCGGCACCATCACCCAGCACAAACCCATCTCGATCTTTATCCCAAGGGCGGCTTGCACCTTGAGGATCATCATTACGGGTCGATAATGCACGAGCAGCACCAAACCCTGCAACGCCAAATGTAGTACTGGCTTTCTCAGTACCACCTGCCAGCATAATATCAGCATCATTGTACGCAATAATACGAGCTGCATGACCGATATTGTGCACGCCAGAGGTACAAGCAGTTGCAATGGAGATGCTAGGACCACGAAGACCATAAAGGATGCTCAGATGGCCTGCAACCATATTGATGATGGTCGAAGGTACAAAGAATGGGCTGACCTTGCGAGGTCCCGCCGAAAGCAATGTACTGTGGTTTTCTTCAATAAGACCCAAACCACCAATACCAGAACCAATAGCAGCACCAAAGCGGCTAGCATTGGCTTCTGTTACTTCGATTCCTGCATCTTCGATAGCTTGTACACCAGCAGCAATTCCATACTGAATAAACAGATCCATTTTTCGCGCATCTTTGCGCGAAATATTGAAATCTTCATGATTAAAATTTTTCACCACACCAGCAAACTTAGTTGCATGGTTAGCGGTGTCAAAATGTTCGATAAGGCTGATACCACTCTGTCCGGCACAAACAGCGTTCCAAGAAGACTCTACTGTATTGCCGACAGGAGATAACATGCCTAGTCCGGTCACGACTACTCGACGCTTAGACACGGTTATCCTCCAGGGAGGGAAAAAATTTAGGACGAAGAACATAGGCGGTCGAACGACCGCCTAGGTGTGTGTGCTTATTTACCTGCGTTTTCAACGTAGTCAATAGCAGCCTGAACTGTAGTGATTTTTTCAGCTTCTTCGTCTGGGATCTCGATATCGAACTCTTCTTCCAGAGCCATTACCAGTTCAACTGTGTCAAGAGAATCAGCGCCCAAGTCATCAACAAATGAAGCTGTATTTACAACTTCTTCCTCTTTAACACCCAGTTGTTCAACGATGATTTTCTTAACGCGTTCGTCGATAGTGCTCATACTATTAAATTTCCTATCAAAACTCGCTTTCGCGATGGTTTTCGTAGTTTATAAAATACAGGAAAAGATGCAACCAAATCCCGGCTGGTCGAACCACAAACTGTGTCTTTTTGTATAAAAAATACATCAGAAACAGCGAGTTCGCTCATTTTTAGATCATGTACATGCCACCATTGACATGTAATGTTTCACCCGTAATGTAAGCGGCCTCGTCAGAAGCAAGAAACGCTACAGCACTGGCAATTTCCTTTGCATCACCGAGACGACTAGCAGGAATTTCAGATAAAATGCCTACTCGTTGGTCGTCTGTCAACGCTCTAGTCATATCCGTTTCGATAAAACCAGGTGCAACAACGTTGACGGTGATGCCACGAGAAGCGACTTCACGAGCCAATGATTTACTGAAACCAATGACTCCTGCTTTCGCTGCCGCGTAATTCGCCTGCCCTGCATTTCCCATTGTTCCAACAACAGATCCAATGGAAATAATACGTCCATAACGTTTTTTCATCATAGAGCGCATTACTGCTTTTGACAGACGAAAAATCGAAGAAAGATTGGTGTCAATAATGTCTTGCCACTCTCCATCTTTCATACGCATCAACAAGTTATCACGAGTGATGCCTGCATTATTTACCAGAATGTCTATTTCACCAAATTCAGCACGAATATTCGAGAGTGTTTTTTCTACGGATTCTGAATCTGTGACATTCAATACAAAACCTTTGCCTTTATCACCAAGGTAGGCACTAATTGCTTCGGCTCCATTCTCGCTGGTTGCTGTGCCGATAACACGAGCACCACGTTCAACCAATAATTCTGCAATCGAGCGACCTATGCCACGGCTAGCGCCAGTGACCAGTGCAATTTTTCCATCAAAGCTCATGTTTTCCTCAGTCATTTATTCAGAGCAACTGTGAGTGATGATACATCATTTACTGCTACAGCATTTAAAGTATCAACAATCCGTTTCGTTAAACCGGTTAATACCTTACCTGGCCCCATTTCCAACAGTTGTTCAGTACCTTGTGCCGCTATATATTCAACAGACTCCGTCCAGCGTACAGGATTATACAACTGACGAACCAGTGCATCGCGAATCCCATCAGCAGATTCTTCTACTTTGACATCCACATTATTAACAACAGGGAACTGTGGCTGATTAAACACAATTGATTGCAATGCAACAGCTAACTGAGCGGCTGCCGACTTCATCAGTGCACAATGTGAAGGGACGCTGACAGCCAAAGGCAGAGCACGTTTTGCGCCAGCCGCTTTACAAGCAGCACCGGCACGCTCTACAGCCTCTTTCTCACCCGCAATAACGACTTGCCCAGGCGAATTAAAATTCACAGGTGAAACAACCTGACCCTGTGCAGACTCTTTACATGCCTTTGCAATGGATTCATTATCCAATCCGATAATAGCGTACATCGCCCCTTGCCCTTCTGGTACAGCTTCCTGCATCAATTTCCCGCGTAATTCGACGAGCTTAATCGCCTGCTGGAATTCAATCACACCAGCACAAACCAGCGCCGAGTATTCGCCAAGGCTATGGCCAGCCATCATGGAAGGCTGCTTGCCTCCCTTTTCCTGCCATATACGCCAGATAGCAACTGAAGCTGCGAGCAATACAGGTTGGGTTTTCCATGTTTTATTCAGCTCTTCTGCTGTCCCCTGCTGAACTAATGCCCATAAATCGTATCCCAAGACCGCAGAAGCCTCTGCGAAAGTCTGTTCCACCAGCGGAAATTCTGTGGCTAAATCAGCCAACATACCAAGTGACTGAGAACCTTGACCGGGAAACACCATTGCAAAATCAGACATGTTTATTTTCCTGTTAAATTAAAAACGTACTAGCGCTGAGCCCCAGGTAAAGCCACCGCCAAATGCTTCAATTAAGACAAGCTGGCCGCGTTGAATCCTTCCATCACGTACCGCTTCATCAAATGCCGTCGGAACAGATGCTGCTGAAGTATTACCATGACGATCGAGTGTTACAACCACTTTATCCATCGTCATGTCCAATTTCTTGGCAGCCGCCGAAATGATACGTAAATTCGCTTGATGTGGCACTAACCAGTCAAGCTGAGAATGATCCAGATTGTTTGCTTCCAGTGTTTCATCAACAATACTGGTCAACTCACGGACAGCAACTTTAAATACTTCATTGCCAGCCATTGTAACGTATTCAGGTGAACCCCGTTTCAATCGATCCTGATTAGGTAATGACAGTAAATCGCCATAACGACCATCCGCATGCAGATGGGTTGACAGTATACCCGGCTCTTCTGAAGCCCCTACTACCATTGCGCCTGCTGCATCACCAAAGAGGACAACTGTACTGCGATCTTCAGGATCGACAACTCTTGAGATAATATCTGCCCCGATAACCAGGGCATGTTTAGCCGCACCAGTCTTGATAAATTTATCGACAATGCTTAACGCATAAGTAAATCCAGCACAAGCTGCCGCAACATCAAAGGCAGCGATACCTTGAATGCCTAAAGAATTCTGAATCTGGCAGGCTGTACTCGGAAACGCATGGGATGAAGTTGTTGTTGCTACAACAATCAAATCAATTTGTGTTTTATCGATACCAGCCATTTCAATAGCTTTTTCGGCTGCATTGAATCCCATAGTGGCAACGGTTTCACCCTCAGCCGCAATACGACGCTCACGAATGCCTGTACGAGTAACAATCCACTCGTCAGTCGTATCCACCATTTTTTCTAAATCTGCGTTAGTACGCACCTGCGAAGGCAAATAACTGCCTGTACCTAAGATTTTTGTATACATTTATGCTTATTCACTCTTGGGTAATACTGCATCCAGCCGGGCAGCGATTCTATCAGGAACCTGATTCTGTACGGTCTGAACTGCTTGATCTATAGCAGCTTTGAACGCACGTTCATTCGCGGCACCATGACTTTTTATGACGATACCACGCAATCCTAATAGTGTTGCGCCGTTATACTGGTCAGGGTTTAGGTGGCCGAAGCGTTTTAATATCTGTTTTAACAACCACTTCTTGAAAATTTTCCTCAACCACGATGATTTTTTCTTCTGGCTATCCGGTGATTTAACCAGAGATAAAATCACCCTGATCGCACCTTCCATCGTCTTCAGCGTAACATTACCTGCGAAGCCGTCACACACGAGTACATCGGTTTTTCCCGTCAGTAACTCATTCCCTTCTACATAACCTATATAATTGATTGTTGGGGTATTCTGTAAGGTCATAGCAGCTTCGCGGATATTATCTAGCCCTTTGGATTCTTCCTCTCCGATATTGAGTAATGCCACACGCGGATTTTTCACACCTGTAACATCCTCTGCCATTACTGCTCCCATAATGGCAAACTGGACTAACATACGACTATTACAATTAATATTAGCTCCCAAATCTAATATAACAGTTTTCTGCTGTTTTAAATTAGGGATCATCGTCATCAATGCAGGCCGCTCAATACCCTCGATGGATTTCAGCATCAATTTGGCCAGCCCCATCAATACGCCTGTATTTCCTGCACTGACACATGCCTGCGCTTCACCAGTTTTAACTAAATTTAGTGCAATACGCATCGAAGTACCATGACTGGAACGGATCGCCTGAGAAGGTTTTGCATCGTTAGAAACAACGTGTTCCGCAGGAATAATTTGCAAACGACTAAGCTGCTCAGCATTTTTATTTGCAAGCAAAGGGGAGATGGTTTCGGGATCTCCAACCAACAATAATTTTAATTGCGGATTAGATGCCAGTGCCTGCAATGCAGCAGGCACCGTAACACGAGGACCAAAATCCCCGCCCATAGCATCTAACGCTAAGGTTAGATTAGCCAAGATATCAACTTGCTAATAGTTAGCCGAATTACTTGTTGATTACCTTGCGGCCACGGTAGTAGCCGTCAGCAGTCACATGGTGACGCAGGTGAGTTTCACCAGAAGTCTTGTCTACAGAGACATGTGTTGCAGTCAGTGCGTCATGGGAACGACGCATACCACGTTTAGAACGAGTTGGTTTATTCTGTTGTACGGCCATTGACCTTACTCCTTAAGTACTTTTCTTTAAACTGGCTAATGCGGCAAATGGGTTTGGTTTTTCTGCTTCAGGAGGCAGTACACCAAATACCATTTCCGCGTCGGACACTTCACAGTGTTCAGAATCATGTACCGGGACTACCGGCAGAGAAAGAATTATTTCATCTTCAATCATTGCCAGCAAATCTATTTCGCCAAATTCATTAATGTTAATTGGCTCATACTCTTCCGGTAATGCCTCGGCCCGCTCATCATTGACGACCGGACTAAAACAATACGTTATGTGAACATGATGGCTGAAATTACTGCCACAACGTTGGCAGGCAAGTGTGACATCCACATCGGAATGCCCTTTTACAACTGCCAGACGCAGATTATCAATTTGAAATGATAATGAGCTATTTATATCACCATCCACACTGACCACAGACTCTGCGAGACGAGAAGCTTGTTCAGCAGAATAACTACCTTCGTAGTCTAATCTTTTCTGAGCTGCACGAAGCGCATCAATGGTCAGGGGTAATTTTACCTTCTGCATAAGGCGCGCATATTATCTTTGTAATGGAACATAGTCAAAGAAAAAGGCCACACACCTGCACCTTTCCACCAAATATTCGCCTATTAAGCGGCGTATAGTTTAAAATGCCTGAGAATATTTCTCTACGTATTTTATGGAAAAAATGATGCTTCCGATTGTTTTATCATCAACGTCGATATACCGCCGCCTATTGTTGGAAAAAATGGGGCTACCTTTTGTCTGTACTACTCCCAATATTGATGAAAGCCCACAAGAGAATGAAAGCCCCACACAACTGGTAATGCGTCTGTCACAGGCAAAAGCTACCGCATTACAACCGAGTTATTCTAGCCACCTGATTATAGGTTCAGATCAGGTTTGCGTTTTAAGTGGAAAAATTACAGGTAAACCCCACAATTTTGAGAACGCTTTCGCACAACTCAAAAAAGCCAGTGGGCAGTGTGTCACTTTTTATACTGGAATTACGCTATTTAACAGCAAAACAGGAAACACTGATACCCGCTGTGAATTATTTCATGTCCATTTCAGAGATCTGACAGAACCCGAAATTATCAGCTACCTAAACAAAGAACAGCCTTTTAATTGTGCAGGTAGCTTTAAAAGTGAAGGTTTGGGAATTACATTATTTAAAAAACTCGATGGCAGAGATCCCAATACGCTAATCGGTCTGCCATTGATTACTCTGACAGAAATGCTCATCCGTCAAGGGATAAACCCACTGACGGTATGTTATCAATAATTATTTTGTCGTAATGTTGTTAAACATTGCCGTAACTCATCATCCATTTGAGCTTCGAAACGCAAAGTTTCTCCCGTGGATGGGTGAGTAAATTTTAATGAACTAGCATGCAGAAACAATCGGTTAAGCCCTGTTTCTGTCAGTTGTGCATCAAACGCCCTGTCACCATAGCGGTCATCAAATGCAATAGGATGACCAGCATGCAAGGTATGCACACGGATCTGGTGCGTACGTCCCGTTATTGGGCTTGCGCGCACCAAGGTCGCAAACTCATACCGCTCTTCAACTTTAAAACGTGTTTCCGATGGTTTGCCCTCACTGCTGACTTTCACTATCCGCTCACCACTTTGCAGGATATTTTTTAATAAAGGTGCCTGCACCACTTTGCAATGTGACTGCCATTGCCCTCGTACCAACGCAAAATAATCTTTCTGCATCTGTTTCAAACGCAACTGTTCATGCAGTGTACGCAATGCGGAACGCTTCTTCGCAATCAGCAGAACACCCGATGTATCGCGGTCGAGACGATGCACCAGTTCGAGGAAACGCGCTTCGGGACGTAATGCACGAAGCCCTTCGATTACACCGAAGCTCAATCCGCTTCCACCATGCACCGCAGTACCTGATGGTTTATTAATGACTAGTATGTAGTCATCCTCATAAAGGATGCATTCTGCCAGAGCGACTACTTTACCCAGCTTGGCAGATACTGGTGGCTGCTGTTTTTCCGCTATCCTGACCGGCGGAATACGGATAACATCAGCCGCTGCCAATTTATACTCAGGCTTGATTCTTCCTTTGTTAACTCGAACTTCACCTTTGCGCAAGATCCGATAGATCATACTCTTAGGCACACCTTTCAAGCGCGCCAGCAAAAAGTTGTCAATTCGCTGACCGGCTTCATCGTCGTCAATCGTGACAAACTGTACAATTGGATTATTTGTTTTCATAAGCGAGATTTTAATTATCCGGCAATCAAAGCGCCACTCATTTTTAAATATGTATAAATAACATCCATGATTTCATTTTTCATTGTTTCTAATGTCTTAGGATAAAGACTAAAGATTAACAACTTATCGCTATTTCCTGATAAAAAACCGCTAAAGAGATAAAGTCACCTTGCTATCACCCCAATAGCAATGGAATAATGCTTTCTGGCCACAGTTTACTAAACTATGAATGGCAAGATTGAAATTGTTTGTTATCTGTTTGATT
Coding sequences within it:
- the pabC gene encoding aminodeoxychorismate lyase produces the protein MYWINGKPCNQLPVNDRAVQFGDGCFTTIRVEQGQAALLPLHIKRLQKGVEKLFMPALDWLQLEDHIKQVATGCESGVLKIILSRGVGGRGYGISDAIETNQVLSLSSYPEQYAIQRKNGVSLVLSPIMMGINPHLAGIKHLNRLEQVLIKRFIEQARSDEALVLDSDGLLVECCTANIFWRKGKNVYTPDLNQCGVEGVMRQKIMQLLAESDYNLSCVMRYPEVLAHADEVIICNSLMPVIAVNQIQAHKNQPAWKYQSRELHEYLLPGCLRL
- the fabF gene encoding beta-ketoacyl-ACP synthase II gives rise to the protein MSKRRVVVTGLGMLSPVGNTVESSWNAVCAGQSGISLIEHFDTANHATKFAGVVKNFNHEDFNISRKDARKMDLFIQYGIAAGVQAIEDAGIEVTEANASRFGAAIGSGIGGLGLIEENHSTLLSAGPRKVSPFFVPSTIINMVAGHLSILYGLRGPSISIATACTSGVHNIGHAARIIAYNDADIMLAGGTEKASTTFGVAGFGAARALSTRNDDPQGASRPWDKDRDGFVLGDGAGVLVLEEYEHAKKRGAKIYAEIVGFGMSSDAYHMTSPPEDGAGAALAMENALKDADISPDQVGYINAHGTSTPVGDLAEARAVESVFGEGTKVLVSSTKSMTGHLLGAAGAIESIFTILALREQIVPPTINLENQDENCRLDLVPGEARKVEGMEYALCNSFGFGGTNGSLIFRKI
- the acpP gene encoding acyl carrier protein, which encodes MSTIDERVKKIIVEQLGVKEEEVVNTASFVDDLGADSLDTVELVMALEEEFDIEIPDEEAEKITTVQAAIDYVENAGK
- the fabG gene encoding 3-oxoacyl-ACP reductase FabG; amino-acid sequence: MSFDGKIALVTGASRGIGRSIAELLVERGARVIGTATSENGAEAISAYLGDKGKGFVLNVTDSESVEKTLSNIRAEFGEIDILVNNAGITRDNLLMRMKDGEWQDIIDTNLSSIFRLSKAVMRSMMKKRYGRIISIGSVVGTMGNAGQANYAAAKAGVIGFSKSLAREVASRGITVNVVAPGFIETDMTRALTDDQRVGILSEIPASRLGDAKEIASAVAFLASDEAAYITGETLHVNGGMYMI
- the fabD gene encoding ACP S-malonyltransferase, which codes for MSDFAMVFPGQGSQSLGMLADLATEFPLVEQTFAEASAVLGYDLWALVQQGTAEELNKTWKTQPVLLAASVAIWRIWQEKGGKQPSMMAGHSLGEYSALVCAGVIEFQQAIKLVELRGKLMQEAVPEGQGAMYAIIGLDNESIAKACKESAQGQVVSPVNFNSPGQVVIAGEKEAVERAGAACKAAGAKRALPLAVSVPSHCALMKSAAAQLAVALQSIVFNQPQFPVVNNVDVKVEESADGIRDALVRQLYNPVRWTESVEYIAAQGTEQLLEMGPGKVLTGLTKRIVDTLNAVAVNDVSSLTVALNK
- a CDS encoding beta-ketoacyl-ACP synthase III; the encoded protein is MYTKILGTGSYLPSQVRTNADLEKMVDTTDEWIVTRTGIRERRIAAEGETVATMGFNAAEKAIEMAGIDKTQIDLIVVATTTSSHAFPSTACQIQNSLGIQGIAAFDVAAACAGFTYALSIVDKFIKTGAAKHALVIGADIISRVVDPEDRSTVVLFGDAAGAMVVGASEEPGILSTHLHADGRYGDLLSLPNQDRLKRGSPEYVTMAGNEVFKVAVRELTSIVDETLEANNLDHSQLDWLVPHQANLRIISAAAKKLDMTMDKVVVTLDRHGNTSAASVPTAFDEAVRDGRIQRGQLVLIEAFGGGFTWGSALVRF
- the plsX gene encoding phosphate acyltransferase PlsX, which translates into the protein MANLTLALDAMGGDFGPRVTVPAALQALASNPQLKLLLVGDPETISPLLANKNAEQLSRLQIIPAEHVVSNDAKPSQAIRSSHGTSMRIALNLVKTGEAQACVSAGNTGVLMGLAKLMLKSIEGIERPALMTMIPNLKQQKTVILDLGANINCNSRMLVQFAIMGAVMAEDVTGVKNPRVALLNIGEEESKGLDNIREAAMTLQNTPTINYIGYVEGNELLTGKTDVLVCDGFAGNVTLKTMEGAIRVILSLVKSPDSQKKKSSWLRKIFKKWLLKQILKRFGHLNPDQYNGATLLGLRGIVIKSHGAANERAFKAAIDQAVQTVQNQVPDRIAARLDAVLPKSE
- the rpmF gene encoding 50S ribosomal protein L32, which produces MAVQQNKPTRSKRGMRRSHDALTATHVSVDKTSGETHLRHHVTADGYYRGRKVINK
- the yceD gene encoding 23S rRNA accumulation protein YceD, which gives rise to MQKVKLPLTIDALRAAQKRLDYEGSYSAEQASRLAESVVSVDGDINSSLSFQIDNLRLAVVKGHSDVDVTLACQRCGSNFSHHVHITYCFSPVVNDERAEALPEEYEPININEFGEIDLLAMIEDEIILSLPVVPVHDSEHCEVSDAEMVFGVLPPEAEKPNPFAALASLKKST
- a CDS encoding Maf family protein, which translates into the protein MLPIVLSSTSIYRRLLLEKMGLPFVCTTPNIDESPQENESPTQLVMRLSQAKATALQPSYSSHLIIGSDQVCVLSGKITGKPHNFENAFAQLKKASGQCVTFYTGITLFNSKTGNTDTRCELFHVHFRDLTEPEIISYLNKEQPFNCAGSFKSEGLGITLFKKLDGRDPNTLIGLPLITLTEMLIRQGINPLTVCYQ
- the rluC gene encoding 23S rRNA pseudouridine(955/2504/2580) synthase RluC, yielding MKTNNPIVQFVTIDDDEAGQRIDNFLLARLKGVPKSMIYRILRKGEVRVNKGRIKPEYKLAAADVIRIPPVRIAEKQQPPVSAKLGKVVALAECILYEDDYILVINKPSGTAVHGGSGLSFGVIEGLRALRPEARFLELVHRLDRDTSGVLLIAKKRSALRTLHEQLRLKQMQKDYFALVRGQWQSHCKVVQAPLLKNILQSGERIVKVSSEGKPSETRFKVEERYEFATLVRASPITGRTHQIRVHTLHAGHPIAFDDRYGDRAFDAQLTETGLNRLFLHASSLKFTHPSTGETLRFEAQMDDELRQCLTTLRQNNY